The following proteins come from a genomic window of Aspergillus luchuensis IFO 4308 DNA, chromosome 3, nearly complete sequence:
- a CDS encoding uncharacterized protein (COG:K;~EggNog:ENOG410Q2S7;~InterPro:IPR036864,IPR007219,IPR001138;~PFAM:PF00172,PF04082;~TransMembrane:1 (o732-752i);~go_function: GO:0000981 - DNA-binding transcription factor activity, RNA polymerase II-specific [Evidence IEA];~go_function: GO:0003677 - DNA binding [Evidence IEA];~go_function: GO:0008270 - zinc ion binding [Evidence IEA];~go_process: GO:0006351 - transcription, DNA-templated [Evidence IEA];~go_process: GO:0006355 - regulation of transcription, DNA-templated [Evidence IEA]): MDTAQSGDAQASSVPAATEEPIGGASTKRRWRRNRIACDSCHSRRVRCDRAFPCSRCLRSEIRCEFTRERRKRGRIARSRLVEPNAATEKPTKPVESQAAAPAPAEAGSGPVPNGSPTTTFRHRSPATNDVTVSAPSIDERRSQADVSLPPRKSGHTVNATEEWLAGTHVSPGSYEPLAGIGPGEGPFPRIFDIWNGVDLAGYSDPASQGSKITGLGQTPAPSATILKYPVLQPVMPYLELSLPRKLVYDLLDLYFTSAFSTHMHPVCHHIHCYVLRKASFLSREAPRPSSPALLASMLWVAALDDRAFALPISPPQRKKICQFLCALTLRLLRPLVHVSFKEQEGAAASDPLHAAIGQDGPPTTVHHPFEAGGDDRGLVGPAGSLDDVITYIHVASIISSSEQKAASMRWWHAAFTLARELKLNQEIEVMPSEENHPEGSSPSFDYSLAGWSGVDTGPFFDYSNPARPSLNCVCDRGHELRGAITEEHREERRRTWWLLYIMDRHLALCYNRPLALLDAESEDLLLPLDEGSWQSGNIHSNSPKPDGPQCPLSGEKNKRRVFPNFICHDHSIFGFFLPLMTITGELIDLNQARNHPMLGARLNGKDAWDAHVGEVLRQLELYKASLTTFAATASDPDAPLSSAFPPKPDQQPVEPSLAQAYSWHTQTVISYASYLVHVLHILLVGKWDPVSLIEDKDFWTSSPAFASTISHALDAADSVDHILRYDPDISFMPYFFGIQLLQGSFLLLLIVERLQKEAGEGILNACEVMIRATESCVVTLNTEYQRNFRQVMRSAVAQARGRPVNHSEIRHRRKAVLALYRWTRKGTGLAL, translated from the exons ATGGATACTGCCCAGTCGGGGGACGCCCAGGCATCCAGCGTTCCAGCAGCCACCGAAGAACCAATCGGCGGAGCCTCAACAAAACGTCGTTGGAGAAGGAATCGGATAGCTTGCGACTCCTGCCATTCGCGTCGCGTGCGGTGCGATCGAGCCTTTCCCTGCTCGCGCTGCCTTCGCAGTGAAATCCGATGCGAGTTCACTCGGGAACGACGCAAGCGAGGACGCATTGCGCGATCCCGACTGGTAGAGCCCAATGCTGCCACTGAAAAGCCTACCAAACCTGTGGAGTCCCAAGCCGCAGCACCGGCACCTGCGGAAGCAGGATCCGGTCCGGTTCCAAATGGCTCTCCCACTACGACTTTTCGCCATAGATCGCCAGCGACAAATGATGTGACGGTGTCAGCCCCAAGTATTGACGAGCGGCGCTCTCAGGCGGATGTGTCACTTCCTCCCAGGAAGTCAGGGCATACAGTTAATGCGACAGAGGAATGGCTAGCAGGCACGCATGTCTCTCCAGGTTCCTATGAGCCCTTGGCAGGCATCGGCCCTGGGGAAGGCCCTTTTCCTCGAATCTTTGATATCTGGAATGGGGTTGACCTGGCCGGTTACAGTGATCCAGCATCTCAGGGTTCCAAGATAACCGGCCTTGGACAGACACCAGCACCGTCTGCAACAATCCTAAAATATCCAGTACTCCAGCCAGTAATGCCTTATTTGGAGTTGAGCTTGCCTCGAAAGCTAGTATATGATCTTCTGGACCTGTACTTCACAAGCGCATTCTCCACGCATATGCATCCCGTGTGTCATCACATCCACTGCTATGTTCTACGAAAGGCATCATTTCTGAGCCGGGAAGCCCCTCGGCCTAGCAGCCCTGCACTTCTGGCCAGCATGCTTTGGGTGGCAGCGTTAGATGACCGTGCGTTTGCTTTGCCGATATCTCCtccccagaggaagaagatatgTCAATTTTTATGTGCTCTAACATTACGGCTCTTGCGACCGTTGGTTCACGTGTCATTCAAAGAGCAAGAGGGCGCCGCGGCGAGCGACCCACTTCATGCTGCGATCGGTCAGGACGGTCCCCCTACAACGGTGCACCACCCATTTGAagctggtggtgatgatcggGGGCTGGTCGGCCCTGCAGGATCATTGGACGATGTCATCACATACATCCATGTGGCATCCATTATCTCTTCAAGCGAACAAAAGGCCGCCAGCATGCGATG GTGGCATGCCGCCTTTACTCTTGCACGGGAACTGAAGCTCAATCAGGAGATCGAGGTGATGCCTAGTGAGGAGAATCACCCAGAGGGCTCGAGCCCGTCATTTGATTATTCACTTGCGGGATGGAGTGGCGTTGACACGGGCCCCTTTTTCGATTATTCAAACCCTGCTCGGCCAAGCTTGAATTGCGTATGCGACCGTGGCCACGAATTGCGTGGCGCTATTACCGAAGAGCACCGTGAAGAGCGTCGTCGGACATGGTGGCTTCTCTACATCATGGACCGTCACCTCGCTCTCTGCTACAATCGCCCCCTTGCTCTACTCGATGCTGAAAGCGAGGATCTTTTATTGCCGCTGGACGAAGGGTCATGGCAGTCTGGGAACATCCACAGCAATAGTCCCAAACCGGATGGACCACAGTGCCCGCTGTCAGGCGAGAAGAACAAACGCCGCGTTTTCCCCAATTTTATTTGCCATGACCACTCtatcttcggcttcttcctgCCTCTCATGACCATTACTGGCGAATTAATCGACTTAAACCAAGCTCGTAACCATCCAATGCTTGGAGCACGCTTGAATGGAAAGGACGCCTGGGATGCGCACGTCGGTGAAGTGCTGCGCCAGCTTGAGCTTTACAAGGCTAGTCTCACAACGTTTGCTGCCACTGCGTCGGATCCCGATGCGCCCTTATCCAGTGCCTTTCCCCCTAAACCCGATCAACAACCAGTCGAACCCTCGCTCGCCCAGGCTTACTCATGGCATACTCAAACGGTCATCTCGTATGCATCTTATCTCGTGCATGTGCTACATATTCTTCTTGTCGGGAAATGGGATCCTGTATCGTTGATCGAAGATAAGGACTTCTGGACTTCATCGCCCGCGTTCGCCTCGACCATCTCTCACGCCCTTGATGCGGCAGACTCGGTGGACCATATCCTACGTTACGACCCCGATATCAGTTTTATGCCGTATTTCTTCGGCATTCAATTACTTCAAGGaagctttcttctcttgctgATTGTGGAGCGGCTGCAGAAAGAAGCGGGGGAGGGTATTCTGAATGCGTGCGAGGTGATGATCCGAGCGACCGAGTCCTGTGTGGTGACGTTGAACACTGAATACCAACGAAACTTTCGACAGGTCATGCGGAGCGCCGTTGCGCAGGCGCGTGGGCGCCCTGTCAATCACAGCGAGATCCGGCATCGTCGCAAGGCCGTCTTAGCACTCTACCGGTGGACCCGGAAGGGCACTGGGTTGGCTCTTTAG
- a CDS encoding uncharacterized protein (COG:S;~EggNog:ENOG410Q2CA) has protein sequence MLHTSHPQEFEKWTSMGPSDTQMLGLESNFTDEELYGSHLSLNGFDLSSSQLLSPELCSEFDFATGETGSGLYHPSQPMGVANALNVPQLADKISSIFGESSFNTAPDTKPTTADFSLDDLLRSASQLATERALYMNIPASTPSPRASQDSPSSRLHLVQSPLLDDPCSSPGMSQQSYSGSEGEWDREYNQGEPVQFYGLPDIGFPDSVSLHHALDDGLVQPSFGDPLPTLSNAEGDSKSQSREISFTMDLEENGLTPLEMPDGSTRFTANWLPVDPEGGFTIRAPPTARKPEPNSHSNHQMTQDTGDYLFARNAFISIPTVTGLSSTAV, from the exons ATGCTGCATACGAGCCATCCTCAAGAATTTGAGAAATGGACTTCTATGGGCCCGTCCGACACTCAGATGCTCGGCCTGGAGTCTAACTTCACGGATGAGGAGTTATACGGAAGCCATCTGAGTCTCAACGGATTTGATCTGTCATCGTCACAATTGCTGAGCCCGGAGCTTTGCTCAGAATTCGACTTCGCGACAGGCGAGACGGGCTCGGGCCTCTACCATCCCTCGCAACCGATGGGTGTTGCTAATGCTCTGAATGTACCTCAATTGGCGGACAAAATATCTTCAAT ATTCGGAGAATCGTCGTTCAACACCGCCCCCGATACCAAGCCCACTACCGCCGATTTTTCTCTAGACGATTTGCTCCGTTCGGCATCCCAATTAGCTACTGAACGCGCGCTCTACATGAATATTCCCGCAAGTACACCTTCTCCGCGAGCATCACAGGACAGCCCCAGCTCGCGATTGCACTTGGTCCAGTCGCCCCTTCTCGATGACCCTTGCAGCTCACCGGGAATGAGCCAACAGTCATACAGTGGCAGTGAGGGGGAATGGGACCGGGAATACAATCAGGGCGAGCCGGTCCAATTCTATGGACTACCCGATATTGGCTTCCCCGACTCGGTCTCACTGCATCACGCGCTCGACGATGGACTGGTTCAACCTTCGTTTGGCGACCCACTGCCCACTCTCAGCAACGCAGAAGGAGATAGCAAAAGCCAGTCCAGGGAAATTAGCTTCACCATGGACTTGGAGGAAAATGGGCTTACCCCGCTGGAAATGCCGGATGGAAGTACCCGTTTCACAGCCAACTGGCTCCCCGTGGACCCCGAAGGTGGATTCACCATCCGCGCACCACCCACCGCGCGCAAGCCTGAGCCCAACAGCCATAGCAACCACCAGATGACGCAGGACACCGGAGACTATCTCTTCGCACGAAATGCATTCATCTCGATCCCGACGGTTACCGGTCTATCCTCCACAGCAGTATGA